TCCACCCGCACCTTCGTGGCGTGCGCCAGCACCGTCGCGGTCAACGCATCCAGCCGAGAGGCCACCTGCGCCAGCCCGCGCAGCAGGTTCGCGGTCGCAGCCTGGTCCAGCCCGATCAGGGACGCAGCGTGGCCGCCGTCGAGGGCACCAGCCAGCTTCTCGACCACCTTGTCGAGAGGGTGCTGCTGCCCGAGAACCGCCATACCTCAGCACACACCACGCCACCGACATTCCGGCCCCCCAGAACAGGCCGATCCACACCCCCACCGGGAGTCGTGATCCAACCGTGACCTTCGTCGTGGTCGGCACACGGAAGCAAGTCCTACCGCCCAGGTAGACGCAGGTCATCAACGCGGAGGGTTCGGTGCACCTGGTGCACCGAACCCTCCGCGATCATGGGCGATCAGAGGGCTTCCCGCCACGACTCCTGCGGGCTGAGCGGCTGCACGACGCGGGTCTCCGCGCCGCTTCCTAGCTCCGCCACGCGGCGCACAGGCGAGTGCACCGTCATGCCGATGAGCGGTCACACAGGCGTGGTCGACCAAAAGGCTTCTGCTTGGTCGAGGAGGACCACCACGTCCTCTGCGACAGCGACGTAGTGAGAGTCGGGCAAGACGGTCTGGCCGTCGGTCTCGTAGTTGCGGGGCCCGTAGACGAACCAGTGGTCACCAAACCCAGGAAGTTCGGGTTCCGAGACGGGGTCGCGGGTCGTTGATATCGCGTGCCGTCACTTTTGACGGGGCCACGTCTGCACCCCATGAGGTCACGTGCCCAGCCGGAGGGCAGGCAGCGACCTCGACTACGAAACTGCCTCCGCTAGAGAAGTGCTGAACGCTGAGAAGGCTAATGCGTCCCGCATCACGGCGACGGAAGTGCGGGAGACTGCCGGTGAAGCCACGGCGTCGGAGTTCGACGACCAGCACGCGTTTCAGCGCGTCGTCCATGGCGGCTCGCGGTGACGGGAACACGCTGTGAAGGCTACGGCGCAAACGTCCGCTCATGCCGCGATGACGATCGTTCGGAACTGCGTCCTAGCGCCGCGACTGGGCGTCCCGATCACGGGCACGGAGACCGCACGACCGTCAGACCGCTTCCAGGACCATGAACAGGAAGCAGATGAAGCTGCGCCCCGGCTCGAGGCCGGGCGGCAGCAGCTCGACCGGGGTGCCCGGGGCCGGGGGCGGCTCGCTGATGGTGCCGATCCTGAAGCCCGCCTCGGTGAAAGCGTCGGACATGGCGTGGAGGGGGCGGTGCCAGAACGTGAGCCAGACGGTGCGGCCGTCGAACTCGTAGTCCTCGGAGTACTCCCTGGTCGCGAAGTAGTCGGCGTCCGGATAGACGACCGCGTGCGCCGTGGGGTGGTTCACCACCACGACCACCCGGCCACCGGGCCGCAGGACGCGACGCAGCTCCGCCAACGGAGCCGACCAGTCCTGGACGTAGTGCAGGACCAGGCAGGCGACGGCGTCGTCGAAGGACGCGTCGGCGTAGGGAAGCGGGGAGCTCAGGTCGACGACGTCGAGCTCGGCGCGGTCGCCGAGCCGCTCACGAGCCAGCTCCACCATCGCGGCACTGCGGTCCGACCCAGTCACCACGGCGCCCTGCTCCACGAGCGACTCGGTCAACGTGCCGGAGCCGCACCCCACGTCCAGGACCCGTCGTCCCCTCAGGTCACCCAGCAGCCGGACCACCTCCGGGCGCGCGTAGTGGGCGTTGAAGAGGTTGGACTCGTTGCTGCGCGCGTACGCCACCGCGAAGTCGTCGTAGTCGGTCACCGTGGCCGTCCTTTCCCGAGGACGCCCACGCTCCCACGGGGCCTCGCGCACCGGTCGCCGACGCACCGTGTGCCGCGTCGTTGAGCATGCGCCGACCGCGCCCGGCCGGACACGCCGAAAGGCACCCGGCAGCCACGACTCAGCGGTGCTGTGGGAACCCCAGGTCGATGCCGGGCCGCGAGGCGGGGTCCGGCCAGCGGGTGGTGACGACCTTGCCGCGGGTGAAGAAGTGGACGCCCTCCATGCCGTGCGCGTGGGTGTCACCGAAGAGCGACGCCTTCCACCCGCCGAAGGAGTAGTAGGCCATCGGCACCGGGATGGGGACGTTGACGCCGACCATGCCGACCTCCACCTCGCGCTGGAACCGCCGGGCCGCGCCACCGTCGCCGGTGAAGATCGCCGTGCCGTTGCCGTAGGGGTTCGCGTTGACCAGCGCCAGCGCCTCGTCGTACGACGCGGCCCGCACCACCGACAGGACCGGCCCGAAGATCTCCTCGTCGTAGACCGGCACCCCCGGCGCCACGTGGTCGAAGAGCGTCGGCCCCAGCCAGAAACCGTTCTCGTCCCCGTCCGGGACCACCTCCCGGCCGTCCACCACCAGCGACGCGCCCGCCTCCACCCCGGCCGCGACGTAGGAGGCCACCTTGTCCCGGTGCGCGCCGGTCACCAGCGGGCCCATGTCGCAGCCGCGACGCCCGTCGCCGGTGCGCAGCCCCGCCATCCGAGCGGCGATCCGCTCGACCAGCTCGTCCCCCACCGGGTCGACCGCGACCACGACCGAGATCGCCATGCACCGCTCCCCCGCCGAGCCGAAGCCCGCCGAGACCGCCGCGTCCGCCACCTCGTCGAGGTCCGCGTCCGGCAGCACCACCATGTGGTTCTTCGCCCCACCCAGGGCCTGCACCCGCTTGCCGTGCCGCGTGCCCGTCTCGTAGACGTAGCGCGCCACCGGCGTCGAGCCGACGAACGACACCGACGCCACCTCCGGGTGCTCCAGCAGCGCGTCCACCGCCTCCTTGTCGCCGTGAAGGACAGTGAAGACGCCCGCCGGCAGACCCGCCTCCGCCCAGCACTGCGCCAGCAGCAGCGACGCCGACGGGTCCTTCTCGCTCGGCTTGAGCACCACCGCGTTGCCGCACGCGATCGCCACCGGCACGAACCACAGCGGCACCATCGCCGGGAAGTTGAACGGCGAGACCACCGCCACCACGCCCAGCGCCTGGCGCAGCGAGTGCACGTCCACCCCGTTCGAGACCCCGTCGGAGAACGAGCCCTTCAGCAGGTGCGGGGCGCCGCACGCGAACTCCGCGACCTCCAGCCCCCGCTGCACCTCCCCCAACGCGTCGTCGAGGACCTTGCCGTGCTCGGCGGTGATGGCGGCCGCGATGTCGTGGCGCCGGCGCACCAGCGCCTCGCGGAACGCGAACAGCACCGACGTACGCCGGCTCAGCGACGCCTCCGCCCACGCCCGGCCGGCCACCCGGGCCTCGCGCACCACGGCGTCGACCTCCTCGGCGGAGGCGAACGACACCTGCGCGGCGACCCGGCCGGTCGCCGGGTCGTGCACGTCGCCGGTGCGGGAGGCCGCGCCCGGCCAGCGGGCTCCGTCGCGCCAGTGCGGGATCAGGGTGCTCACGATGGTGTTCCTCTCCGAAGGGGACAAGGGCGGGTCAGGAGTCGAAGCCCAGGCCGGCGGCATCCAGGCCGCGCAACCACAGGTTGCGCCGTCCGCCGCGCGCGTCGGCGCGGGCCAGCGACCAGCGGGTCAGGTCGATACCGACCCGGCGCAGCGGCTCGGGCGGGAAGGGCAGCGGCCTCTCGCGGACCATCCGCACCCGGGTGCGCTCGGTGTCGGCACCGTCCAGCAGGTCCAGCACCACCTGGGCGCCGAACCGGGAGGCCGCGACACCGAGACCGGTGTAGCCCAGGGCGTACCCGACCCGGTCGCCGACGGCGGTGCCGAAGAACGCGGTGAACCGGGTGCAGGTGTCGATGACCCCGCCCCAGCGGTGGGTGAACCGGATGCCCTCCAGCTGCGGGAAGGTCTCCAGGAAGTGCTCGGCCAGCAGCCGGTGGGTCGCGTCGCGCTGCTCCAGCGAGGCATCGATGCGCGAGCCGTGGTGGTAGACCGCGTCGTACCCGCCCCACAGGATCCGGTCGTCGCGGGTCAGCCGGTAGTAGTGGAAGAGGTTGGCCGCGTCGCCGACCCCCTGGCGGCCCTCCCAGCCGATCGCGCGTCGCTGCTCGGCGGTGAGCGGCTCGGTCATCAGCACGTGGTCGTAGACCGGCACCGTCATCAGCCGCAGCCGGCGCAGCAGCGGCGGGAACGCGTTGGTCGCCAGCACCACCTGCCGCGCCCGCACCGTGCCCGCGCCCTCCGGACCGAGCGTCCCGACCTCCACCGCGGCACCGGCGCGCTCCAGCCCCGTGGCCCGGGTCCGCTCGTGCACCCGCACCCCGGCGTCCAGGCACGCCTCGCGCAGCCCCCACGCCAACCGTGCCGGCTCCACCAGGGTCGTGCCGGTGGGGTCGTGCAGTGCACCGAGGTAGGTCGGGGAGTCCAGCAGCGCGCGCGTCTCCTCCCCCTCCAGCAGCCGTACGCCGTCGGCCCCGTGCGCGCGCATGGCCTCCTGCAGCCCGGCCAGCTCGGCCAAGTGGTGGGGCCTGGTCGCCACCGTGAGCTCACCGGTGGGCTGCCAGTCGCAGTCGATCCCGAGTGCCGCGACGGTCTCGCCGATCTCGGCCAGGTTGCGCTCCCCCAGCCGGTCGAGCTCGGCGAGCTCCTCGGGCCAGCGCTCCAGACCGTTGCCGAAGCCGTGCGTGAGGCTGGCGGAGGCGAAGCCGCCGTTGCGCCCCGACGCCTGGCCCCCGCACTCGCCGGCCTCGACGAGCAGCACCGACCGGTCGGGGTGACGGCGCCGGGCCTCGAGCGCCGCCCACAACCCCGTGTAACCGCCGCCGACCACCAGCAGGTCGACCTCCACCCGTCCGCGCAGCGACGGCAGCGGCGCCGGTCGCGCGGGGTCGTCGAGCCAGTAGGTGCGCGGGGCGGCGTCGGCCAGCGCCGCCGCGGCGGCGGTGCGGCTCACCGGCCCTGGCGCCGGCGGCTGGCGAGCTCGCCGAACCCGACCGCGAGCAGCGCCAGCAGGAACATGATCGTCCCGATGACGTTGATCTGCGGCGGGATGCCGCGCTGGGCGGCGCCCCACACGAACATCGGGAAGGTGACGGTCTGGCCGGCGTTGAGGTTGGTGATGATGAAGTCGTCGAAGGACAGCGAGAACGACAGCAGCGCCGCGCCCAGGATGCCCGGGAACACCAGCGGGAAGCTGACCCGCCAGAACGTCTGCCACTCGTTGGCGTAGAGGTCCATCGCCGCCTGCTCCAGCCGCGGGTCCAGGCCGGTCAGCCGCGCCTTGACGGTGACCACGACGAAGGACAGGCAGAACATCACGTGGGCCACGAAGATCGTCCAGAAGCCCAGCACCCCGGAGAAGCCGGCGTTGACGAAGAGCGCCAGCAGCGAGGAGCCCATCACGACCTCGGGGGTGGCCATCGGCAGGAAGATCACGACGTTGGCGGTGCCCCGGCCGCGGAAGCGGTGCCGCACCATCGCGAAGGCCATCAGGGTGCCGAGCAGCGTGGCCACCAGCGTCGCCAGCAACCCGATCTGCAGGCTGGTCACCAGCGAGTCGCACAGCTGGTAGGGCCCGCAGATGTCGGTCCAGTTGGCCAGCGTGAACCCGTCGAAGCTGTAGGAGTTGCGGCTGGCCGGGTCGTTGAACGACATCAGCACCACCACGAAGACCGGCACGCACATGTAGAGCAGCACCAGCAGACCGAGCCCGAGCAGCAGGTGGTCGGCGAGCCAGCGCCCGACCCGTGCCGCCGGCCCCGGTCGCGCCGGGGCGCGCCTCGTCGCCGCGGTCCGGCTCGTCACGGCGCTCACACCAGCTCCTCGGTGCCGGCCCGGCGTACGTAGACGAAGACCAGCACCACGATCGCGGCCATCAGCGTCACCGACAGCGACGAGGCGGTCGGGTAGTCGCCGGCGGCGAAGAGGTCCTGGATCTCGTTGCCGACCATGCGGGTCGTCGGGTTCCCCAGCAGCTCGGCGTTGATGTAGTCGCCCGCGGCGGGGATGAAGGTCAGCAGCGTGCCGGCGACCAGGCCGGGCATCGACAGCGGCAGCGTGACCGTGCGGAACGCGGTGAACGGCGAGGAGTACAGGTCGGCCGCCGCCTCCACGAGCCGGCCGTCGATGTTCTCGAGCGAGGCGTAGAGCGGCAGCACCATGAACGGCAGGAAGTTGTAGGTGATGCCGGTGACGACCGCGAACGGGGTCGCCAGCAGGTGCCCCTCGGGCCCGAGGACGTGCAGGGTCCGCAGCACCGAGACCACCGCCTCGTTGTCGCCGAGGATGTACTGCCACGACAGCGTGCGCACCAAGAAGCTGGTGAAGAACGGGGCGATGACCGCGACCAGCATGAGGTTCTTGAACCTCCCGGCCTTGAAGGCGATCGCGTAGGCCAGCGGATATCCGAGCAGCATGCACGCCACGGTCGCGCTGAGCGCGTAGAGCAGGCTGCGCACCAGCTGCGGTGAGTAGTCGCTGATCGACTCGAGGTAGTTCTGCCAGTGCCAGGTCATCTGGTAGCCCAGCTGCAGCGACCCGGCCGGGTCGTAGAGGCTGGTGGCGACCAGGGTGAGCGTGGGGACCACGAAGAACAGCGCGAGCCAGGCCCCGCCGGGCAGCAGCAGGAGGTAGCCCGCGAGACCGCGTCGCCGGCCCTGCGCGGCGGGCACGGCGGCGGGTACGTCGGTCGCCGGCTCGCCCCCGGGCAGGTGTCCGGCGGCGCTCACTCCCCCTCCCGCTGCACTCCGGCGCGGGCGTCCTGGGCGGCGTCGAGCAGGAAGGTGTGCTCAGGGCGCCAGTGCAGGTCGACGGGGGCGCCGTGGACCAGCCGGGCCGCGGAGCCGTCGTTCTGGGCGAAGACCGTCAGCTCCTGCCCCCACGGCATCCGCACGAGGTACTGGGTGCTGACGCCGACGAACGAGACGTCGGTGACGGTGCCGCCGGGCAGCGTGCCGCAGCCGTCGGGACCGGGGGTGCCGGAGGCGGTGGCCACGACCTTCTCCGGGCGCACGCCCACCCACACGTCGCCGTCGGCGGCCCCGGGGGCGGCCCGGTCGCCGCTGGCGGCGACCCGGTGGCCGTGCACGTCGAGCACCAGCCGGTCGCCGTCGCGTCCGGAGACCCGCCCGGAGACCAGGTTGGACTGGCCCAGGAAGTTGGCCACGAAGGTGGTCGCCGGGCTCTCGTAGAGCTCCTCGGGGGAGCCGAGCTGCTCGATGCGACCGGCGTTCATCACCGCGACGGTGTCGGCCATCGTCATGGCCTCCTCCTGGTCGTGGGTGACGTGGACGAAGGTGAGCCCGACCTCGGTCTGGATCCGCTTGAGCTCGATCTGCATCTGCCGGCGCAGCTTGAGGTCCAGCGCGCCGAGCGGCTCGTCGAGCAGCAGCACCTGCGGCTGGTTGATCAGTGCACGGGCCAGCGCGACGCGCTGCTGCTGTCCGCCGGAGAGCTGGGCCGGCCGGCGCCCGGCCAGGTCGCCGAGCTCGACCAGCTCCAGCATGCGGCGTACGTCCTCGGCGACCTGCTTGCGGCCGCGGCGCCGCAACCCGAAGGCGACGTTGTCGGCGATCGTGAGGTGCGGGAAGAGCGCGTAGCTCTGGAAGACGGTGTTGACCGGGCGCTTGTAGGGCTTGAGGCGGGTGATGTCCTGCTGCCCGAGCCGGATGCTGCCCTCGGTGGGCTCCTCCAGGCCCGCGACCATCCGCAGCGTCGTGGTCTTCCCGCAGCCCGAGGGGCCCAGCAGCGCGAAGAACGAGCCCTGCGGCACGGTGAGGTCGAGGTCGTCGACCGCGGTGAACGTGGCGAAGCGCTTGGTCACCCCGGTCAGGACGAGGTCCTCACCGGTGCCGGGG
This genomic window from Nocardioides marinus contains:
- a CDS encoding DUF4304 domain-containing protein, which encodes MSGRLRRSLHSVFPSPRAAMDDALKRVLVVELRRRGFTGSLPHFRRRDAGRISLLSVQHFSSGGSFVVEVAACPPAGHVTSWGADVAPSKVTARDINDPRPRLGTRTSWVW
- a CDS encoding class I SAM-dependent methyltransferase, which produces MTDYDDFAVAYARSNESNLFNAHYARPEVVRLLGDLRGRRVLDVGCGSGTLTESLVEQGAVVTGSDRSAAMVELARERLGDRAELDVVDLSSPLPYADASFDDAVACLVLHYVQDWSAPLAELRRVLRPGGRVVVVVNHPTAHAVVYPDADYFATREYSEDYEFDGRTVWLTFWHRPLHAMSDAFTEAGFRIGTISEPPPAPGTPVELLPPGLEPGRSFICFLFMVLEAV
- a CDS encoding CoA-acylating methylmalonate-semialdehyde dehydrogenase, which codes for MSTLIPHWRDGARWPGAASRTGDVHDPATGRVAAQVSFASAEEVDAVVREARVAGRAWAEASLSRRTSVLFAFREALVRRRHDIAAAITAEHGKVLDDALGEVQRGLEVAEFACGAPHLLKGSFSDGVSNGVDVHSLRQALGVVAVVSPFNFPAMVPLWFVPVAIACGNAVVLKPSEKDPSASLLLAQCWAEAGLPAGVFTVLHGDKEAVDALLEHPEVASVSFVGSTPVARYVYETGTRHGKRVQALGGAKNHMVVLPDADLDEVADAAVSAGFGSAGERCMAISVVVAVDPVGDELVERIAARMAGLRTGDGRRGCDMGPLVTGAHRDKVASYVAAGVEAGASLVVDGREVVPDGDENGFWLGPTLFDHVAPGVPVYDEEIFGPVLSVVRAASYDEALALVNANPYGNGTAIFTGDGGAARRFQREVEVGMVGVNVPIPVPMAYYSFGGWKASLFGDTHAHGMEGVHFFTRGKVVTTRWPDPASRPGIDLGFPQHR
- a CDS encoding FAD-dependent oxidoreductase; this translates as MSRTAAAAALADAAPRTYWLDDPARPAPLPSLRGRVEVDLLVVGGGYTGLWAALEARRRHPDRSVLLVEAGECGGQASGRNGGFASASLTHGFGNGLERWPEELAELDRLGERNLAEIGETVAALGIDCDWQPTGELTVATRPHHLAELAGLQEAMRAHGADGVRLLEGEETRALLDSPTYLGALHDPTGTTLVEPARLAWGLREACLDAGVRVHERTRATGLERAGAAVEVGTLGPEGAGTVRARQVVLATNAFPPLLRRLRLMTVPVYDHVLMTEPLTAEQRRAIGWEGRQGVGDAANLFHYYRLTRDDRILWGGYDAVYHHGSRIDASLEQRDATHRLLAEHFLETFPQLEGIRFTHRWGGVIDTCTRFTAFFGTAVGDRVGYALGYTGLGVAASRFGAQVVLDLLDGADTERTRVRMVRERPLPFPPEPLRRVGIDLTRWSLARADARGGRRNLWLRGLDAAGLGFDS
- a CDS encoding ABC transporter permease, whose amino-acid sequence is MSAVTSRTAATRRAPARPGPAARVGRWLADHLLLGLGLLVLLYMCVPVFVVVLMSFNDPASRNSYSFDGFTLANWTDICGPYQLCDSLVTSLQIGLLATLVATLLGTLMAFAMVRHRFRGRGTANVVIFLPMATPEVVMGSSLLALFVNAGFSGVLGFWTIFVAHVMFCLSFVVVTVKARLTGLDPRLEQAAMDLYANEWQTFWRVSFPLVFPGILGAALLSFSLSFDDFIITNLNAGQTVTFPMFVWGAAQRGIPPQINVIGTIMFLLALLAVGFGELASRRRQGR
- a CDS encoding ABC transporter permease subunit is translated as MSAAGHLPGGEPATDVPAAVPAAQGRRRGLAGYLLLLPGGAWLALFFVVPTLTLVATSLYDPAGSLQLGYQMTWHWQNYLESISDYSPQLVRSLLYALSATVACMLLGYPLAYAIAFKAGRFKNLMLVAVIAPFFTSFLVRTLSWQYILGDNEAVVSVLRTLHVLGPEGHLLATPFAVVTGITYNFLPFMVLPLYASLENIDGRLVEAAADLYSSPFTAFRTVTLPLSMPGLVAGTLLTFIPAAGDYINAELLGNPTTRMVGNEIQDLFAAGDYPTASSLSVTLMAAIVVLVFVYVRRAGTEELV
- a CDS encoding ABC transporter ATP-binding protein, coding for MSVATSSDPAQPGAAAAAAAGTPGTGEDLVLTGVTKRFATFTAVDDLDLTVPQGSFFALLGPSGCGKTTTLRMVAGLEEPTEGSIRLGQQDITRLKPYKRPVNTVFQSYALFPHLTIADNVAFGLRRRGRKQVAEDVRRMLELVELGDLAGRRPAQLSGGQQQRVALARALINQPQVLLLDEPLGALDLKLRRQMQIELKRIQTEVGLTFVHVTHDQEEAMTMADTVAVMNAGRIEQLGSPEELYESPATTFVANFLGQSNLVSGRVSGRDGDRLVLDVHGHRVAASGDRAAPGAADGDVWVGVRPEKVVATASGTPGPDGCGTLPGGTVTDVSFVGVSTQYLVRMPWGQELTVFAQNDGSAARLVHGAPVDLHWRPEHTFLLDAAQDARAGVQREGE